In the genome of Actinomycetota bacterium, the window GCAGCATGCCGAGGAGCAGGCGCAGAAGGCGCCGGTCAAACTGGTCTTCCCGCTGGTACTGTGCATTCTTCCAGCGACACTCATCGTTATCCTCGGCCCGGCGGCGGTACGTATCGCGGGCATCTTCGGGTAGCGCCTGTTCCGGAGGACACGCCCCTGTGAGTCTCCCCGTCCTGGCCTGTGGGACTTGCCTGTGGGACTTGCATCGTCGCGCTCTGGCGTGATAGGGCGGTGTCCTTGGTAGACTAGGGCTGTTCGGCAGTGCGGAACCCGGGGAGAGATGGGAGGCTCATGGACCGCGACAAGATCATCGATGGCGTACGGCTGATTCTCGAAGGCATCGGCGAGGACCCGGCACGTGAAGGGCTCGTCGAGACGCCGCGCCGCGTCGCCGACATGTTCGAGGAGATCTTCGCCGGCCTTGGCGAAGACGCGTCCGAGCACCTCCGCGTCACCTTCTCCGAGGACCATCAGGAGATGGTCCTTGTCAGGGACATTCCGCTGTACTCGATGTGCGAGCACCACTTCGTGCCGTTCATCGGCAAGGCACATGTTGCCTATGTCCCCGGCAAGAGCGGGCGCATCTGCGGGCTCTCCAAGCTCGCTCGCGTGGTCGACGTGTTCGCGAAGCGCCCGCAAGTGCAGGAGCGCATGACCTCGCAGATCGCCGACACCATCGTCGCGAACCTCGAGCCCGCTGGTGTCATCGTGGTCATTGAGGCGGAGCATCTGTGTATGTCGATGCGGGGCGTGAAGAAGCCAGGCGCGATTACAACCACCTCTGCGGTGCGAGGCATCTTCGAGCGCAATCCGTCCACCCGCGCGGAAGCCATGTCGCTCATCAAGGGCCGGTAGACGTGTCGCGCATCTGGATCTGCGGTGACTTCGAACTCTCGCTCGAGACGCCTCTCGTCATGGGCGTCCTGAACGTCACGCCCGACTCCTTCTCCGACGGAGGCGAATTCGACGACCCGCTCGTGGCGCGCACTCACGCGCTGCGCATGATCGCCGAGGGCGCTCACATCATCGACGTCGGCGGGGAGTCGACCCGCCCCGGCTCGAAGGAGGTCTCACCTGCCGAGGAGATCTCACGGGTTCGACCCATCATGACGTCGCTTGCGGACGAGATAGCCGTCCCGCTCTCCATCGACACGCGTCACGCCGAAGTAGCCCGCGCCGCCGTCGAGGCGGGAGCCTCCATCGTCAATGACGTGGCGGGATTCCGAGACCCCGAGATGGTCGCGGTCGCCCTCGGCGCATCCGCTGGCCTGGTCGTCATGCACATGCTCGGCGAGCCGAAGACGATGCAAGAAGAGCCGCGCTACGACGATGTCGTCGACGAGGTGCGCGGCTATCTGGATCGGCAAGCGCAAGCCCTCGTGAGGGCGGGAGTTGCGCCGGAGCGAATCTGCGTGGATCCCGGCATCGGCTTCGGCAAGACGCTCGAAGACAACCTTGCACTCCTTCGTAGTCTGCCCGAGATAGCGGACCTGGGATTCCCGGTGCTTGTCGGCACGTCGCGCAAGCGCTTCATCGGCGAGATCACGGGTGTGACCGATCCGCGCGGGCGGCTCGGAGGCAGCATCGCAGCCGCGGCCTGGGCTGCGGCACATGGTGCGGACATCGTCAGGGCGCACGACGTGGCCGACACCGTGTGTGCTGTCCAGGTTGCGGTCGCTATCAAAGGGGAGTGAGCGCGTGTACGTCTTCATCGGTCTCGGGTCGAACATGGGTGACCGCCTTGGCATGCTCACCGAGGCGCTGAGCCGCATCGACCAGACAGAGCACACGGCTCTCCTTGGCGTGTCACGCGTGTACGAGTCGGAGCCGTGGGGGGCGGCCGACCAGCCGCTCTTTGCGAACGCGGCCGCGCTCCTGGACACCGAGCTGTCGCTCGACGTGCTGCTCGAAGCGCTCAAGGACATCGAGAGCGAGATGGGGCGCGACCACGACGGGCCGCGCAACGGGCCGCGGGTGATCGACCTCGACATCCTGCTTGCGGGCGACGAGGAGTGGGAGACCGAGAACCTGACTGTCCCGCATCCCCGCATGGCCGAGCGTGACTTCGTGATCACGCCGCTGCTCGAGCTGGCGCCGTATGCCGAATGGCCCGACGGCACGCCGGTGACGCGCGAGAAGGCTCGCGTCGGGCGCGTGAAGGGTGTCCTCGGGCGCGTGCCCGCCTTCGAGGACCGCCTGGGCGATCCCGGTCTGGCCGAGGAGGACTCGTCGCGGCGGTCAGACGGTTCGCCTCGGCGCTCACCCCTGCCCGGCGAGGAGTGGCTGCCGGTCTTTCAGTATGGGCGCGAGCCGGGGATGTTCATGTACGTGGCGCTTCCCGGTCCCGCACTCGGGGCGCACAGGCCGAGCGTCGATGCCTCCTTCGCGCAGATGGTCCTCGATCAGATGGGCGTGCCGCACGAATGGGACCCGTTCCCGCCCGACCAGACGAGCGATCCGTACGGCTTCTCACGGCGGTTCCGCCTGATGGTTCCCGCGTCGATGGCCGCCGAGGCCCAGCGGACGATCGCCGAGGCCACCTCGGCACCGATCGACTGGACCGACCCGGGGCTGCGGCGGTAGGGATCCCGCAGGTGGTGGTATACTCTCAGTCCCCCGTGTGGGGCCGCTTGGACCTCGGATACGCCGGGGCTGAGACGGCAGGATCGGGAAGGAGTGTCGCCATGAGCGCCACCGTACCTCTTGACCCCTCGCGTTCAGTCACCACGACGTCACTGCGCGCCATGAAGGCGGCCGGCCGGCCGATCGTCATGGTCACCGCCTACGACGCGCCCTCTGCTCGTCTCGTCGACGCTGCCGGCGTGGACGCCATCCTTGTGGGCGATTCCCTCGGGATGGTCGTCCTTGGTCACGAGTCCACGCTGCCGGTCACGATGGACGACATGCTGCACCACACCGCCGCGGTCGCCCGCGGTGCGAAGCGCGCACTCGTGATCGCCGACATGCCGTTCATGTCGTTCCAGGTCACGCCCGAAGACGCGATACGCAACGCCGGACGATTCATGGCCGAGGCGGGCGCGCACGCCGTCAAGATCGAGGGCGGCGCCCGGGTCGCAGCGGTCGTTCGCCGGATGGCCGACGCCGGCATTCCTGTGATGGGACACGTCGGGCTCACGCCGCAGTCGGTGCACCAGCTCGGAGGCTACAAGGTCCAGGCCAAGGAGACCGCCGCCGCCCTCACGCTGCTCGAAGACTGTCGCGCGCTCGAAGAGGCCGGAGCGTTCGCCATCGTGCTCGAGTGCATCCCGGCCGAACTCGCTGCACTCGTGAGCGCCGAACTCGCCATCCCGACCATCGGCATCGGCGCGGGCTGCGGTTGCGACGGGCAGGTGCAGGTCTTCCACGACCTCCTTGGCCTGGGGGATTTCACGCCGAAGCACGCCAGACGCTACGCCGAGATCGGCGATGCGATCCGCGAGGCGGTCGCTGCCTACGCCGACGACGTGCGCGGTCACGTCTTCCCTGCCGAGGAGAACTCCACGCACCTGGACGCTGCCGTGGCGCGCGAGGTCGAGCAGCTGAGCGGGCGCGGTTTGCGCGCGGTGTCCAGTGCCGAGGGCATGGAGTAGCCGATGGAGCGTGTTGCGTCCCCCGTTGAGGCACGCCAGGCTGTCGTGGAAGCGAAGCACGAGGGGCTCAGCGTAGGGTTCGTGCCCACCATGGGCGCGCTGCACGATGGGCATCTGTCGCTCGTGCAGGCAGCCCGCAAGCGCGCCGATTTCGTCGCGGTGTCGATATTCGTGAACCCCACGCAGTTCGGCCCTGGCGAGGACTACGAGTCCTACCCTCGCGACCTCGACAACGACCTTGCGAATCTAGGTGCTGAGGGCGTCGACCTCGTCTTTGTGCCGAGCGCCGGTGTGATGTATGCGTCGGACGCCACGGTGACGGTCGACCCTGGCGCGCTTGCGCGGCGCTGGGAAGGTGCGGTCCGGCCCGGTCACTTCACCGGTGTCGCGACCGTCGTGGCGAAGCTGCTGAACATCGCCCTCCCCGACCTCGCCTTCTTTGGCGAGAAGGACTACCAGCAGCTCAAGATCGTCGAACGGCTGGTGCTCGACCTCGACATGGCGGTCACCATCGTCGGCTGCCCCATCGTGCGCGAGCGCGACGGGCTGGCGATGTCGAGCCGCAATGCCTACCTGTCTGCCGATGAGCGCGCGCAGGCGGTCGCACTGGGCGAGGCGCTTGAGGCTGCGGCGCGGGCTGTGGCCTGGGGGGAGACTCACGTCCGGGCGGTCGAGGACCTCATGCGCGCGGAGATAGCATCCCGGCCGCTGGCCATTCTCGACTACGCTGCGGTGGTCGATCCGGCAACACTCGAGCCGCTCGCGCGCATCGACCGGCCCGCACGCGCTATCATCGCTGCACGGGTCGGCACGACCCGGCTGATCGACAACGCCGCGCTCGCACCCCCCGCCATCGGGGTATAGACGCCCCGAGAGGAGCCGCATGGTGTTCGACCCGCAAGAACTGCACGACGAGATCCGCGCTCTTGCGGCAGAGTGCGACGCAGTTGTGCTCGCTCACAACTATCAGCGTGCCGAGGTCCAGGACGTCGCCGACTTCGTGGGGGACTCGCTCGGACTATCGCGCCAGGCGGCTTCTGTCGACGCGTCGGTGATCATCTTCGCCGGCGTCCACTTCATGGCCGAGACAGCCAAGATCCTCTCGCCGGCCAAGACCGTGCTCATGCCCGAACCCCGCGCGGGGTGTCCCATGGCCGACATGATGAGCGCACCCGAGCTGGCGGCCTGGCGCGAGGAGAACCCCGGTGTGCCGGTCGTGACCTACGTGAACTCGACCGCCGAGGTCAAAGCGCTCACGGACGTGTGCTGTACGAGCGCCAACGCGGTCCAGGTCGTGCGCGCCCTGGTGGACGAGACCGGCACGGACCGCGTCCTATTCGGCCCTGATCGCAACCTCGCGAACTGGGTCGCGCGGTCGCTTCCCGGCATCGAGGTCATACCCTGGGCCGGTTACTGTCCCATCCACGACCAGGTAACGGCCGAGCAGGTCGTGGCGGCGCGTGAACGGCACCCCGGCGCGCTCGCGATGGCGCATCCGGAGTGCAGGCCCGAAGTCATCGACCTCGTAGATGCGGTGCTTTCCACGAGCCAGATGCTCGCCTACGCGGCGGGCTCCTCGGCAGACGAGTTCATCGTGATAACCGAGGAGGGGCTGATCCACGCGCTCGCGAAGGCTGCGCCCGGCAAGCGGTTCGTGAGCCTTTCGCCTCCGATGTTGTGCCCGAACATGAAACTGACGACGCTCGAGAAGGTTCGCGACTGCCTGCGCGAGGCGACGGGCGAAATCGAAGTGGCCGAGGAGACACGCGTGCGTGCCCTCTCGGCTGTGGAGCGGATGGTGGCCATTGGCTGAACGCGGCCGACATGAAGATCTCGGCGGTGGAGCTGAACCGCGTCCTGCGCGCATGCCCGTGCCGGGCGTGTTGCCGGAGGCTTTGGGGCGCCGCTACCTGATCGAGTTCGACACGGACGACCTGCAGCAACACGAGTCCGACGTGCTCGTCATCGGCTCCGGCATCGCCGGGCTTACAGCAGCGCTCGCGGCGTGTGGCTCGCGCACGGTGGCGCTCGTCACGAAGGCCCGCGTGCGCGAGACGAACACCTGGTATGCGCAGGGCGGGATCGCCGGCGCGGTGGGCGAAGCCGACTCTGTCGAGCTGCACCTCGCTGACACCCTCGTGGTCGGCCAAGGACTGTGCGATGAGGACGTCGTGCGAGCGGTCGTCGGGGAGGCCGCCGAGGCGCTCGGGGATCTGCGTGCGATGGGTGTGCGCTTCGACCTCGGAGAAGGAGGTGAGGTCGCTCTCGCTCGCGAGGGAGGACACTCACTGCCTCGTGTGCTGCACTCCGGCGACGCGACCGGCGCGGCGGTACAAGACACCCTGACCGCGATGATGCGAAACGCGAGCGGTCTGGAGGTCTTCGAAGAGCGCTTCCTCATCGACCTGCTGACCGCGGGCGATCGCTGTGTCGGAGCGCTCGTGTACGACCCCGCCTCACGTCAGCCGGAGGTCTACTGGGCAGACGCGGTCATTCTGGCGACCGGCGGCTGCGGTCAGATCTACCGCGTGACCACGAATCCGACCATCGCTACGGGTGACGGCATTGCGGCGGCGTGGCGCGCCGGCGCGGAGATCGCCGACCTCGAGTTCGTGCAGTTCCACCCGACCGCGCTCGACAGCGAGGCGAGCCCGAAGTTCCTCATCACCGAGGCGCTGCGTGGCGAAGGCGCCTATCTGCTCGACTGCGACGAGAAGCGGTTCATGGTGGGAGTGCACGAGCTTGCCGAGTTGGCGCCGCGAGACGTAGTCAGCCGCGAGATCGAGAAGGTCATGGCGCGTTGCGGCCGCCCGAACGTGTGGCTAGACGCGCGCCACATCGACGCCGACTACCTGCGCACGCGGTTCCCGACGATCTGGGAGAAGTGCGCCGAGGTGGGCTACGATCTCTCGGCGGACTTGATTCCCGTGGCACCGGCGGCGCACTACATGATCGGTGGCGCGCGGGTGGACGTCGACGGGCGAACCTCGCTTGCAGGTCTCTATGCTTCGGGTGAAGTGACCTCGTCCGGCCTGCATGGTGCGAACCGTCTCGCCAGCAACTCGCTTCTTGAGGGACTGGTGCTGTCGAGGCGCATCGTCCGCGCGCTTGAGAGCGAAAGCGCACCCATGCGGCCCGCGCGCGTCGTGTCAGGTGAGGCCGAGGCGAGCGCCGCCTTCACGGTCGACCGGGCGCGCGACACGCTCCAGCTTGCGATGTCGGCGTTCGTCGGCATGACGCGCTCCGACGGATCGCTCGCCGAGGCGGCCTACATCCTCGAAGGGCTCACGCGGCTCCTTGGCGTGTCGCTCAAGCGTCCCGCCGAACTCGAGCTCCAGAACATGGTGACGATCGCGACGCTTCTCACACACGCGGCGTGGGTGCGCACGGAGAGCCGTGGCACGCACAGCCGGGTGGATTTCCCCGACCGCGACGACGAGAACTGGGCCGCCCATCTGGTGTGGTGCCGGGGCCGCCAGACGCGTCTCGCGCCGACACGGCAGGCCACGGAGTGTCCGTACGTCCCGCCGGTCCCGGAGGCGGCTCAGGCCGAGGACGCGACCCCCGTCGTCGATTCGACCCCGACGCCGGGGATGCCGTGATGTTCGACCTTCCGCCCCTCGACGACGTCATCGCGGCATCACTCGCCGAGGACCTCGGCGTGCCCGCCGAGGGGCTCCTTGGCGGGGCGGAGCTGCCCGGGCTGCTGGCCGCCGATGTCACCGGAGCGGCGGTGCTCGCAACAGATGCGCGATTTCGGGGGACGGTCGTGGCGCGGCAGGCGGGGATTGTCTGCGGCCTACCGGCGGTTCAACGTGCGTGGGAGATGCTTGCCCGGGCGGCTGGACTCTCCGAGGCCATCGAGGTGTTCCCGCTTGTAGCGGAGGGTGCCGCGGTCGCGGCGGGCACCGCCGTCCTCGAAGTGGAAGGCTCCGCGCGCCTTGTGCTGGCCGGCGAACGCGCGGCGTTGAACCTCCTCATGACGCTCTCGGGCATCGCAACCGCCGCGGCAAGCTGGCAGGCGGAGGCGGGAACCGCGCTCGCTGTCGTGGACACCCGCAAGACACTGCCGGGCCTGCGCGCGCTGTCGAAATACGCAGTGCGGGTGGGCGGCGCCGTCAACCACAGGATGGGTCTGTACGACATGGTGCTCGTGAAGGACAACCACATCCGTCACGCGGGCGGGATCGCAGCTGCGGTGGCTGCCGCGCGCGCGAGCTTCCCGGACCTGGTCGTGGAGGTCGAGGCCGACACGGTCGCACAGGCTCGCGAGGCGGCGATAGCCGGGGCCGATATCGTGCTGCTGGACAACATGGACGACGCGGCGCTAACCGGTGCCGTCGCCGCAGTGGAGGGAGCTGCCGCCGAATCCGGTCGCCAGATCCAGACCGAAGCCTCCGGGGGAATCACGTTCGAGCGGCTTGCAGCGCTGCGCGAGGCGAGGGTGGACCGCGTGTCTTCGAGTGCGCTGACCCTTGCGCCTCCGCTCGACTTCGGGTTGGATGAGATGAAACCGGCAGAATCTGACTGAGGGGTACGGCGTGTTTCCTGCGCGCGGCGTCGCATTCATGCATTCCCTGCACGCCGCCAAAGCGCGTGTGCGCAGCCCGAGGCGGGCGTTCTGATGCATCCCATCACCGGCATCGCGGCTCTCGACTGGTTCCTTGGCATGCTGGATTCTCACGGCTATCTGCTGGTATTCGGTTTCACTATCTTTGAGAACCTTTTCGTCATCGGCTCGTTCACGCCTGGCGAGACCGTCGTGATGGCGGCGGCGTTCCTGTCGACGCCCGCGCAGGGGAGCTTGTCCCTGCCGCTCGTGTGGATCGTCTCAGTGGTCGGCACGACGGTCGGCAGCAACATCAGCTACTTCATCGGGCGACGGGGCGGCGAGGACGCGCTGCTGCGCTATGGGCGCCGTTTCCGCATCTCCGAGGAGCGCATCACGGAGGCCGAGGCGTACTTCTACAAGCACGGCTCCAAGACCGTGTTCATCTCGCGCTTCGCTGCCGGCTTCAAGAATTTCGTGCCGATGATCGCCGGCGTCTCCAAGATGGACCTCGCGTACTTTCAGGGGTGGACGATCCTTGGCGCGATCACATACACGTCGCTCATGTGCGCGATCGGCTACTTCGTGGGCAACAACTTCGACCGCGCGCTGGCGATTGCGCGCAGTATCGGCTACGTCGGGCTCACGATCTTCGCGCTGTTCCTGTTCGCGCTTTGGTACGGGCGTCGTGCGTTCTTCGACCGCAAGCTCGATGAGGCCGCCGAGGAGGCCGAACTCGTCCGCTCTCTGCTCGATGGCGCGGAGCTGCACGAGTCCGGGTGTCCCGAGCCGGATGAGCTGGCCGAGGAGGACGAAGCGTTCGATGAGCCGTAGGGACGATGTTCTCGCCGCGCTCAAGGCCGCAGGCGAAGCGGGGGTCTCGGGCGAGGCGCTCGCCCGAGAGCTCGCGGTGAGCCGCGTGGCTGTCTCCAAGCATGTCTGCGCGCTGCGGGACCTTGGCTACCGGATCGAGGGCGAGCCTGGCCGAGGATACGTTCTCCTTGGCGTGCCGGATCTTCTGCTGCCGGGCGAGTTGAGACCACTCGTGGACTCGCAGCTTTGGACGCGACTGGAGGGCGGACCGGAGACCGGCTCCACGAACGACGACTGCAAGCTGCTCGCTCGCGAAGGAGCGGACGAGGGCACGGTCGTGGTCGCGGGCAGGCAGACGGCGGGGCGGGGCAGGCTCGGCCGCATGTGGGAGTCACCGGGCGGGGGAGCCTACTTGTCCGCGCTGCTCAGGCCTGGACTATCCCTCGGTGAGCTTGCACCTCTGCCGCTTGCGGTGGGCATCGCGATAGCGCGAGCGCTCGACGCCCTCGGTGCCGGTGACGTCGGCCTCAAGTGGCCCAACGATGTCTGGCTGTCCGGGAGCAAGGTCGCCGGCGTGCTCATCGAGATATCGGCGGAGTCGGACCGGGTCGAGTGGGTCGTGGCCGGGATCGGCGTCAATGTCTTGCGCGACGAAGGTGCGCGCGAGGACGCGGCGTACGTCCGCGATGTCGTGGGCGAAGCGACGCCCGCGTCGGTGGCGGCGGCGGTCCTTGGCGAGCTCGCAGAGGTGTACGCTCAGTTCCAGCTTGAGGGCTTTCGGGGTCTCGCGCGAGAATACGGGAGTAGGTCCGTTCTCGCGGACCGCGAGGTCAAGGTCTGCGACGTCGGAGGTCGCGTACGAGCCACCGGGCACGCGAGCGGGATCGACGACCTTGGACGGCTTGTGGTGGAGACTTCGCGAGGGAGCGTCGCGGTCGCCGCGGGCGACGTTACACTTGTCGGTAGTAGCCTCGACTGACACGGAGGGACACGCGTGGCGCCCGATCTCTCACCGAAGAACCTCGGGCGCGTCCTCGATCAGGCATTCGACATCTACCGCGCCAACTTCCGCACGATCACGCTCTCGTCCCTCGCCGTGATCTTTCCGTTCGCGTTGCTCATGGGTGTGGCGCAGGTCTTCTACACGCGGGGACTCCTCGCGATCATCCCGACCTTCCTCGAGTCCTCGACGCCGGGCGAACTGAGCCGTCTGCAGGTTTGGACCCTGCTCTCGAGTGGCGTGTCGCCGGCGTTCTGGATCGCGCAGCTCTACATCGCCGTCGCGATCTACTCCTGGCTGCCGGCGATGATGTACGGCGAGCGCCCGACGGTGCGCCAGCTCTTGCGCCTGCGCCTGATGCGGCTCGTCATGTACGGGCTCACAGCCTGGCTCGTGAGCTTGCTGGCCGGGCTTGGGCTGCTGTTTCTTCTCGTTCCCGGCATCGTGGTGGCCGTCTTCCTGGCCTTCGCCCCGATCATCACCGTTGCCGAGGAAGCATCGGTCGGTCGCGCGTTCTCGCGGTCGTTCGCACTCGCCGGTGGGAACGCGTGGCGCATCATCAGGTTCTTCCTTCTGCTCTCGGTGTTCACGTTCGTGCTCGAAACCGCCGTGGATTCGCCGGCATTCATCCGTCAGATAGTCGAGGGCCTGCAGAATCCGGATGCGCTGTTCGCGGCAGTCTCTCCGGGCTGGAAGTTCATCGAAGGACTGCTCACGGCGCTTGCGATATCGCTCGTCTACCCGTTCAGCCGGATCGCCTGGTACTGCTTCTATCTCGACGTGCGTGCGCGGCGTGAAGGCATGGACATGGTCGCCCGGGCCCGTGCGCTGGCCGAGGAGTCCCGTTGATGGTCACCCGGGAGCGCGCAGGCGTCCTCACCGGTGCACTCGCGTGCCTGCTCGCATGCATGCTGGCGCTGGCGGCTCCGGCCCCTGCGGCCCAACGCGTGCTACCTGCCGACGAGTACCGGTCCCGGGTCGGCGCTGCGATCGACGACATCGACGTCGCTCGCGACCGATCCATGGACTCCCGGACCGCTTCGGAGCTTGCCGCCGACGTCAACACGCTGCTCCCCATCACGCTTCCGGTCGAGGTCGATGGCCAGAAGGTCGTCGCCGACAACTCGATTCTGCGCACGTTGGTCTCCCGTCTCGACGCCGCCAAGAACCCCGAAGACCGCGCCGACCTTGCCGATGAGATGCGGCGCCACCTCGTGTCGCTCGAGGCATCGCTCGGCGGCCCAGGGGCTGGGGTGCCCGAGGACCGGGAGACTCTCGAGAAGATCATCGCCGCACAGCGCGTGCCCTCGCGCTCGCCGCTAGCAGAGATCGTTGGCAAGATCGTCGAGCGGCTGCTCGATGTCCTCCAGAAGTGGTGGGCATCGGCAGGGGGCTCGCCCCGCACGGCGACGATCCTCTCGACCGGCATGGTCGTGCTCCTCGCGGTCCTGCTCGCCTTCCTTGGCTGGACGCTCGTTCGCGCACTGCTGCGCGCCAGGGCTGCGGCTGCCACGCTGGAGCCGGCTGGCGGCACCCGGGCCGTCGGCGGTCCGGTCGTGGCCGCCGCTGAGGGACTTCCGGCCGACGCGCTCGCGTACGCGGACGAGCTCGCCGGGCGCGGACTATTCCGCGAAGCCGTCCGCGCGCTATTCGGCGGCGCAGCACGAGCACTCGTGGAGGCGGGCGTCGTCGTGCAGACGCGAACGCGCACTGACGCCGAGCTGCTTGCGGAAGTGAACGCGAGCGCGCCGCGGGCGCACGGGAAGCTCCGGACGCTCGCGGTGGCGTTCGAGACTGCGTACTACGGGCATGTGGATCCCGACGCCGAGCGCTACGAAGAGGCGCGTGCAGCATACGAATCGGCACTGGCCGCCCTGCGCCCGGAGGGTGGTGACGCGACGTGAGGAGGCTCCTTGGCAGGCTCGATGCACGGGCGCTCGTGTTCATGGCGGCCGCGGTGCTGCTGCTTGTCGCCTATGCGGTGGTGGTAGGGCTGTCCAAGGACTACTACCTCGTGTCATCGCCGGCCGGCTCGACCTTTGATGCCGAGGACGAGGGCACGCTGGTCCTGCTGTCGTATCTGCGCGAGCTCGGTATCGAGGCGGATACGCTCCAGAGATTCGACTCGTTGCCGGAGACCGGGACGATCGTGGTCGTGGCCTCCGGCAAGCTCGAGGTTGAACCGACGCCCGGCGACGGACGCCGACTCGCACGGTGGGTCGAAGACGGCGGGCGGCTCGTGCTCGCCGGCCCGCACGCC includes:
- the folE gene encoding GTP cyclohydrolase I FolE yields the protein MDRDKIIDGVRLILEGIGEDPAREGLVETPRRVADMFEEIFAGLGEDASEHLRVTFSEDHQEMVLVRDIPLYSMCEHHFVPFIGKAHVAYVPGKSGRICGLSKLARVVDVFAKRPQVQERMTSQIADTIVANLEPAGVIVVIEAEHLCMSMRGVKKPGAITTTSAVRGIFERNPSTRAEAMSLIKGR
- the folP gene encoding dihydropteroate synthase, whose protein sequence is MSRIWICGDFELSLETPLVMGVLNVTPDSFSDGGEFDDPLVARTHALRMIAEGAHIIDVGGESTRPGSKEVSPAEEISRVRPIMTSLADEIAVPLSIDTRHAEVARAAVEAGASIVNDVAGFRDPEMVAVALGASAGLVVMHMLGEPKTMQEEPRYDDVVDEVRGYLDRQAQALVRAGVAPERICVDPGIGFGKTLEDNLALLRSLPEIADLGFPVLVGTSRKRFIGEITGVTDPRGRLGGSIAAAAWAAAHGADIVRAHDVADTVCAVQVAVAIKGE
- the folK gene encoding 2-amino-4-hydroxy-6-hydroxymethyldihydropteridine diphosphokinase, producing the protein MYVFIGLGSNMGDRLGMLTEALSRIDQTEHTALLGVSRVYESEPWGAADQPLFANAAALLDTELSLDVLLEALKDIESEMGRDHDGPRNGPRVIDLDILLAGDEEWETENLTVPHPRMAERDFVITPLLELAPYAEWPDGTPVTREKARVGRVKGVLGRVPAFEDRLGDPGLAEEDSSRRSDGSPRRSPLPGEEWLPVFQYGREPGMFMYVALPGPALGAHRPSVDASFAQMVLDQMGVPHEWDPFPPDQTSDPYGFSRRFRLMVPASMAAEAQRTIAEATSAPIDWTDPGLRR
- the panB gene encoding 3-methyl-2-oxobutanoate hydroxymethyltransferase, with the translated sequence MSATVPLDPSRSVTTTSLRAMKAAGRPIVMVTAYDAPSARLVDAAGVDAILVGDSLGMVVLGHESTLPVTMDDMLHHTAAVARGAKRALVIADMPFMSFQVTPEDAIRNAGRFMAEAGAHAVKIEGGARVAAVVRRMADAGIPVMGHVGLTPQSVHQLGGYKVQAKETAAALTLLEDCRALEEAGAFAIVLECIPAELAALVSAELAIPTIGIGAGCGCDGQVQVFHDLLGLGDFTPKHARRYAEIGDAIREAVAAYADDVRGHVFPAEENSTHLDAAVAREVEQLSGRGLRAVSSAEGME
- the panC gene encoding pantoate--beta-alanine ligase, giving the protein MERVASPVEARQAVVEAKHEGLSVGFVPTMGALHDGHLSLVQAARKRADFVAVSIFVNPTQFGPGEDYESYPRDLDNDLANLGAEGVDLVFVPSAGVMYASDATVTVDPGALARRWEGAVRPGHFTGVATVVAKLLNIALPDLAFFGEKDYQQLKIVERLVLDLDMAVTIVGCPIVRERDGLAMSSRNAYLSADERAQAVALGEALEAAARAVAWGETHVRAVEDLMRAEIASRPLAILDYAAVVDPATLEPLARIDRPARAIIAARVGTTRLIDNAALAPPAIGV
- the nadA gene encoding quinolinate synthase NadA; the encoded protein is MVFDPQELHDEIRALAAECDAVVLAHNYQRAEVQDVADFVGDSLGLSRQAASVDASVIIFAGVHFMAETAKILSPAKTVLMPEPRAGCPMADMMSAPELAAWREENPGVPVVTYVNSTAEVKALTDVCCTSANAVQVVRALVDETGTDRVLFGPDRNLANWVARSLPGIEVIPWAGYCPIHDQVTAEQVVAARERHPGALAMAHPECRPEVIDLVDAVLSTSQMLAYAAGSSADEFIVITEEGLIHALAKAAPGKRFVSLSPPMLCPNMKLTTLEKVRDCLREATGEIEVAEETRVRALSAVERMVAIG
- the nadB gene encoding L-aspartate oxidase, whose translation is MAERGRHEDLGGGAEPRPARMPVPGVLPEALGRRYLIEFDTDDLQQHESDVLVIGSGIAGLTAALAACGSRTVALVTKARVRETNTWYAQGGIAGAVGEADSVELHLADTLVVGQGLCDEDVVRAVVGEAAEALGDLRAMGVRFDLGEGGEVALAREGGHSLPRVLHSGDATGAAVQDTLTAMMRNASGLEVFEERFLIDLLTAGDRCVGALVYDPASRQPEVYWADAVILATGGCGQIYRVTTNPTIATGDGIAAAWRAGAEIADLEFVQFHPTALDSEASPKFLITEALRGEGAYLLDCDEKRFMVGVHELAELAPRDVVSREIEKVMARCGRPNVWLDARHIDADYLRTRFPTIWEKCAEVGYDLSADLIPVAPAAHYMIGGARVDVDGRTSLAGLYASGEVTSSGLHGANRLASNSLLEGLVLSRRIVRALESESAPMRPARVVSGEAEASAAFTVDRARDTLQLAMSAFVGMTRSDGSLAEAAYILEGLTRLLGVSLKRPAELELQNMVTIATLLTHAAWVRTESRGTHSRVDFPDRDDENWAAHLVWCRGRQTRLAPTRQATECPYVPPVPEAAQAEDATPVVDSTPTPGMP
- the nadC gene encoding carboxylating nicotinate-nucleotide diphosphorylase is translated as MFDLPPLDDVIAASLAEDLGVPAEGLLGGAELPGLLAADVTGAAVLATDARFRGTVVARQAGIVCGLPAVQRAWEMLARAAGLSEAIEVFPLVAEGAAVAAGTAVLEVEGSARLVLAGERAALNLLMTLSGIATAAASWQAEAGTALAVVDTRKTLPGLRALSKYAVRVGGAVNHRMGLYDMVLVKDNHIRHAGGIAAAVAAARASFPDLVVEVEADTVAQAREAAIAGADIVLLDNMDDAALTGAVAAVEGAAAESGRQIQTEASGGITFERLAALREARVDRVSSSALTLAPPLDFGLDEMKPAESD
- a CDS encoding DedA family protein, which codes for MHPITGIAALDWFLGMLDSHGYLLVFGFTIFENLFVIGSFTPGETVVMAAAFLSTPAQGSLSLPLVWIVSVVGTTVGSNISYFIGRRGGEDALLRYGRRFRISEERITEAEAYFYKHGSKTVFISRFAAGFKNFVPMIAGVSKMDLAYFQGWTILGAITYTSLMCAIGYFVGNNFDRALAIARSIGYVGLTIFALFLFALWYGRRAFFDRKLDEAAEEAELVRSLLDGAELHESGCPEPDELAEEDEAFDEP
- a CDS encoding biotin--[acetyl-CoA-carboxylase] ligase; this encodes MSRRDDVLAALKAAGEAGVSGEALARELAVSRVAVSKHVCALRDLGYRIEGEPGRGYVLLGVPDLLLPGELRPLVDSQLWTRLEGGPETGSTNDDCKLLAREGADEGTVVVAGRQTAGRGRLGRMWESPGGGAYLSALLRPGLSLGELAPLPLAVGIAIARALDALGAGDVGLKWPNDVWLSGSKVAGVLIEISAESDRVEWVVAGIGVNVLRDEGAREDAAYVRDVVGEATPASVAAAVLGELAEVYAQFQLEGFRGLAREYGSRSVLADREVKVCDVGGRVRATGHASGIDDLGRLVVETSRGSVAVAAGDVTLVGSSLD